Within the Drosophila miranda strain MSH22 chromosome Y unlocalized genomic scaffold, D.miranda_PacBio2.1 Contig_Y2_pilon, whole genome shotgun sequence genome, the region CTTCAGACCGCAGGGTTTGAGTTGACTAAGTGGTTTTCAAACTCACCCGAGATCACCGCATCTGAGAGCACAGCCAAACCCATAACAATCTCGGATTCAGAGTCGACAAAGGCTTTAGGAATCTCATGGTTACCTACTGACGATGCctttaagttcaaaattgacaattcagttatgggtctccgagcgacaaaacggaacatactatcggtgacatcaaagttgtttgacccccttggtttattAAGTCCTATCGTTATAAAAGGCAAGATCCTattgcaggagctttggcttaacaaattagattgggatgagtcgaTCCCGCTGCATTTGGAAACAGCGTGGAATAAGTTGAAAAATACACTATCTCAATTGGAAGACATATCCATATCTCGGTTTGTGTATTCCGATCCGATGTCACCGGTTCAAATACATGCCTTTGCTGACGCCTCCATGAGAGCGTATGGAGCGTGCGTCTATATACGTAGCagaactgcagaaggtttaAAAATATCATTGTTGACTTCGAAATCCAAAGTAGCGCCGCTCAAGACcaaaacgctcccaaggcttgagttatgtgccgctcacctcGCAGATCTCTGTCACAGAATCAAGCCCCTATTAAACGTGCCCATTGAACGAGCCGTTTATTGGTCGGATTCAGAGGTAACTCTCCATTGGATCCGGTCTCATCCATCGTCGTTGTCGACTTTCGTTTCAAATAGAGTGGctgagattcaagagtggtcagatgatgctacgtggcggcatgtacccacgaaacagaacccagcagataTTGTCTCAAGAGGTTGTGACGTCGACGAAATCGTTCAGTCAATTTGGTTCGAAGGACCATCATTTCTGAAAGAGGAAGAAGAAAACTGGCCCAAGAACGCTTATTTCGAACACTCCGATGATCTTCAGCTGGAAAAGAGGAAGACTGCGGTCGGGTTGACCGCGGTTGTGCGAAGTTCGGAGCTGTTAGATGTCATCGAGGGATtctcgtcacacctcaaactgcttAGAGGGTTCGTGTATGTGTTCCGCTTTATAAGAAAATGTAAAGACCCAAGCCTAAATTTCGAAAAAACTATCTCACCGACCGAATACAATGAAGCTTTTTATAAAATTGTCGAAATCATCCAGCATCACGAGTATCAAGGAGAAATTGAAAAGGTTAGGAAAGGATCTACAATTGGTCCTAGTCTTCAGCGGTTGAACCCATTCATCCATGAAGACACAGGGACTTGGTGCAacttttcgttgttgcgagtgGGGGGGCGACTAGCCAAAGCTCCTATATCATACGATGCCAAGTTTCCTCTGCTTTTGACTAAGCGCTCGCAATTCTGCACCATTCGAATTTTCATgtcggcccacgagcacttgTGAGCATCCTTCGACAGACCGTGTGGATAGTGAACGCTCAGGAGGTCTGCCGTCAGACAGTTCGATCGTGTATGCGCTGTTTTAAATGCAAGCCTCGATTGCTGACGCAACTCATGGGGAATTTACCCGCAGATCGactccgtgctctccgcccattttcaatttgcggcgttgatttttgtggacCAGTGCACACGACATTGAAAATTCGCGGAAGGCCTCCATACAAGTCATACATTgcgctttttgtttgttttgcatCCAAGGCGGTTCACCTAGAAATAGTTTCCGATCTAACCActgattgttttttgttggcaTTTCAAAGGTTCGTCGGGCGCCGAGGATATCCCCAAGTCGTTCATTGCGACAACGGGACGAACTTCGTCGGAGCGAGCCGCCATCTCAGCGCTCTGCGGATCAGGCTCAAGGAGCAAGGAGACGCAATTCGCGACTTCGCGTCAAAGAACGGATGCGAATTTGTGTTCATACCGCCGCGAGCTCCTCACATGGGAGGGCTATGGGAGGCAGGTGTAAAAACTGCCAAGagcctactcctacgggcggTAGGCAGCGCGCTCCTAACCGCCGAAGAGCTCGCCACAGTCCTCGTCGGCATCGAGGCCATAATGAACTCGAGGCCGCTGGGAGCCATCAGCCGGGATTTGAATTGTGaagaaaatatagttgttcgcca harbors:
- the LOC117193671 gene encoding uncharacterized protein LOC117193671, with translation MPCDKDRKVAVGFKDPKEESEVRRAPRISPSRSLRQRDELRRSEPPSQRSADQAQGARRRNSRLRVKERMRICVHTAASSSHGRAMGGRCKNCQEPTPTGGRQRAPNRRRARHSPRRHRGHNELEAAGSHQPGFEL